A genome region from Panicum virgatum strain AP13 chromosome 4K, P.virgatum_v5, whole genome shotgun sequence includes the following:
- the LOC120703639 gene encoding cationic amino acid transporter 8, vacuolar-like produces the protein MASAAEGGREAAAAAGRRYWRWSKADFFPEPSFRSWRAYGGALLSTGPRLRDRITSRSSEAVEAGTLLAQSENPLRRCLTWVDLAFLGFGSVVGSGVFVLTGQEARFDAGPAVPLAYAAAGFSALLSSFCYAELATEIPSAGGSFSYLRVELGDLAAFIAAGNILLEAVVGAAGLGRSWTSYLAALIGRDSDALRIHVPELADGFNLLDPIAVVVLCATSALAVTGARLTSTINSAASVVGIAIIAFVLGGGFAHFDPANLGPSFFPFGAAGVFRAAAVVYWSYTGFDMVATMAEETKNPGRDVPLGLISSMSAITAVYCAMSLALVGMQRYSEIDANAAYSVAFAAAGMRWARYVVALGALKGMTSGLLVGALGQARYTTQIARTHMIPPYFALVHPGTGTPIYATAAVTLGAACVALFSSLDVLASVSSISTLFIFALVAVALLVRRYYVAGATSPAQLRTFQAFLALIVFSSIGMSVYYNSGYARRWPGYVAFGALWVAGTAGLALRAKQQRAPKVYGVPLMPWLPAMSVATNLFLMGSLGSLAYMRFGICTAAMLVYYVLFGVHATYDMAHSEDQTASAANAAIDGGEHGKIVLV, from the coding sequence ATGgcatcggcggcggagggcgggcgggaggcggccgcggcggcggggcggcggtacTGGCGGTGGAGCAAGGCCGACTTTTTCCCGGAGCCCTCGTTCCGGAGCTGGCGCGCGTACGGCGGCGCGCTGCTCTCCACCGGGCCGCGCCTGCGGGACCGCATCACGAGCCGCTCCTCGGAGGCCGTCGAGGCCGGCACGCTCCTCGCCCAGAGCGAGAACCCGCTCCGCCGCTGCCTCACCTGGGTGGACCTCGCCTTCCTCGGCTTCGGCTCCGTCGTCGGCTCCGGCGTCTTCGTGCTCACTGGCCAGGAGGCGCGCTTCGACGCCGGCCCGGCCGTCCCGCTCGCCTACGCCGCCGCGGGCTTCTCCGCGCTGCTCTCCTCCTTCTGCTacgccgagctcgccaccgAGATCCCCTCCGCGGGGGGCTCCTTCTCCTACCTCCGCGTCGAGCTCGGGGACCTGGCGGCGTTCATCGCCGCGGGGAACATCCTGCTCGAGGCCGTCGTCGGCGCCGCGGGGCTCGGCCGCTCCTGGACCTCCTACCTCGCCGCGCTCATCGGCCGCGACAGCGACGCGCTCCGCATCCACGTGCCCGAGCTCGCCGACGGCTTCAACCTGCTCGACCCCATCGCCGTCGTCGTGCTCTGCGCCACCTCCGCGCTCGCCGTCACCGGCGCGCGCCTCACGTCCACCATCAACTCGGCGGCCTCCGTCGTCGGCATCGCCATCATCGCCTTCGtgctcggcggcggcttcgcGCACTTCGACCCCGCCAACCTCGGCccctccttcttccccttcggCGCCGCGGGCgtcttccgcgccgccgccgtcgtgtacTGGTCCTACACGGGCTTCGACATGGTGGCCACCATGGCGGAGGAGACCAAgaaccccggccgcgacgtgcCGCTGGGCCTCATCTCCTCCATGTCCGCCATCACCGCCGTCTACTGCGCCATGTCGCTCGCGCTCGTCGGCATGCAGCGCTACAGCGAGATCGACGCCAACGCCGCCTACTCGGTGGCGTTCGCGGCCGCCGGGATGAGGTGGGCGCGCTACGTCGTGGCGCTCGGCGCGCTCAAGGGCATGACCAGCGGCCTCCTCGTCGGCGCGCTGGGCCAGGCGCGCTACACCACCCAGATCGCGCGCACCCACATGATCCCGCCCTACTTCGCGCTCGTCCACCCCGGGACCGGCACGCCCATctacgccaccgccgccgtcacgCTCGGCGCCGCCTGCGTCGCGCTCTTCTCCAGCCTCGACGTGCTCGCCTCCGTCTCCTCCATCAGCACGCTCTTCATCTTCGcgctcgtcgccgtcgcgctcCTCGTCCGCCGCTACTACGTCGCCggcgccacctcgccggcgcagCTGCGCACCTTCCAAGCCTTCCTGGCGCTCATCGTCTTCTCCTCCATCGGCATGTCCGTCTACTACAACTCGGGCtacgcgcggcggtggccggggtaCGTGGCGTTCGGCGCCTTGTGGGTGGCCGGGACGGCCGGGCTGGCGCTGCGCGCGAAGCAACAGAGGGCGCCCAAGGTCTACGGCGTGCCGCTCATGCCGTGGCTGCCGGCCATGTCGGTGGCCACCAACCTGTTCCTGATGGGCTCGCTCGGGTCCCTGGCCTACATGCGCTTCGGCATCTGCACGGCGGCCATGCTCGTCTACTACGTGCTCTTCGGCGTGCATGCCACGTACGACATGGCGCACTCTGAAGATCAGACGGCATCGGCGGCGAACGCTGCCATAGACGGCGGGGAGCACGGGAAGATCGTGCTCGTGTGA